One region of Patagioenas fasciata isolate bPatFas1 chromosome 6 unlocalized genomic scaffold, bPatFas1.hap1 SUPER_6_unloc_2, whole genome shotgun sequence genomic DNA includes:
- the LOC136116225 gene encoding olfactory receptor 14J1-like, whose protein sequence is MSNSSSITQFLLLPFTDTRELQLLHFWLFLGIYLAALLGNGLIITTIAWDQHLHTPMYFFLLNLALLDLGTISSIVPKSMASSTWDTRAISYTGCAAQLCLFLFFISAEFYLLTIMSYDRYVAICKPLHYGTLLGSRACVHMAAAAWATGFLNALLHTANAFSLPLCKGNALGQFFCEIPQILKLSCSNTYIKEVGFVVVSLLVAFGCFVFIVVSYVQIFRAVLRIPSEQGRHKAFSTCLPHLAVVSLFVSTAMFAYLNFNSISSPSLDLMVSVLYSVVPPAVNPVIYSMRNQELKAAVWKLMTRCSPQVINCP, encoded by the coding sequence atgtccaacagcagctccatcacccagttcctcctcctgccattcacagacacacgggagctgcagctcttgcacttctggctcttcctgggcatctacctggctgccctcctgggcaacggcctcatcatcaccaccatagcctgggaccagcacctccacacccccatgtacttcttcctgctcaacctcgccctccttgacctaggcaccatctccagcattgtccccaagtccatggccagttccacatgggacaccagagccatctcctacacaggatgtgctgcccaactctgtctgtttttgtttttcatttcagcagaattttatcttctcaccatcatgtcctacgaccgctacgttgccatttgcaaacccctgcactacgggaccctcctgggcagcagagcttgtgtccacatggcagcagctgcctgggccactgggtttctcaatgctctgctgcacacggccaatgcattttcactgccactgtgcaagggcaatgccctgggccagttcttctgtgaaatcccccagatcctcaagctctcatgctccaacacctacatcaaggaagtcGGGTTtgttgtggttagtcttttagtagcatttgggtgttttgtgttcattgtggtgtcctatgtgcagatcttcagggccgtgctgaggatcccctctgagcagggacggcacaaagccttttccacctgcctccctcacctggccgtggtctccctgtttgtcagcactgccatgtttgcctacctgaatttcaactccatctcctccccatccctggacctgatggtgtctgttctgtactcggtggtgcctccagcagtgaaccccgtcatctacagcatgaggaaccaggagctcaaagcTGCTGTCTGGAAGCTGATGACTCGATGTTCTCCTCAAGTTATAAACTGCCCATGA